Genomic DNA from Oligoflexus sp.:
ATGCAGATAAACCCGTGACGCGGCCCCCAGGCCTCCAAGGTTCACTCCATCCGCCGTGAAGACAAGGACAGTGGGGCGTTCGGTGCCGACTGTCAGAGCGGGGTTATCGGTGAATCTTAGATCGTTCCTCACCCAGATGACATCGGCACTTCGCATGAACTTTACACCCGTTTGATATTGGCCAGGAGCCTGTCGAGTTCTTCCAGGGAAGGCAGCTCGCGCAGCCTTTCCGATTGCATCGATTTTTCCCCGCGCGGCATGCCACCGACCCAAACCTCGCACACCTTGGGCAGACGCTTCATCAGGTCGTCAAGGAAGTTACGGTTGGCCTCGGTGTAACCATCGAGGGGCGGCAGACCCACGACCACGCAGTTGGCTGAGAGGGCCTCGGTGGCTTCGGCCAGCGAAGCCGCGGGCAGGTTGGGCCCAAGGTAAAAGGTGGGGTAGCCGTGATACGCGCAGAGCACCGCGGCCACCATCACCCCAAACTCGTGCAGGTTGCCCTCGGACGTTGCCAAAACAAAGGACTTCGGCGATTTGGTATCGCCCATCATCGCATGCGAATGAGTCAGGAGATAGAAGAGCTGCAGCAGGTGATACTTCACGATCGCCGAGAGCGCATGCTCCTGGCCTATGGTGAATTCATCGCGGGCCACATACTCACCGATTCGCGACATCAGAGGTAAAACGACCTGAAAAAGGTACTCGCGCACACCATATTCGGCCTTGGCCTGCTGCAGGAGCACGTTGATCTTCACCAGCTCGTAGCGGCTGACGGCCTCTTCGATCCGCAGGGCCAATTCCTCGGCTCTGGAATTCTGCAGCGCCACCGCATCGCCCATGTCCGGTGTCTGCGCGGCTTCGTTCAGAAGACTGCTGAGTTCCGGCAGGGTATGACTCGCAATGTTTCCAATCAGAAAACCCTTGCGAATCAAAAGAGCGATCAGTTTCAGTTTCTCCAGATCCTCGATGGAATAGACCCTGCGGCCGTTTTCCAGGCGCCTGGGTTTGACAACGCCGTAGCGTCTCTCCCACGCGCGCAAAGTGTGTTCGTTAATGCCGGTTAGCTGGCATATGGTTTTGACGCTCAGTTTATCCTCGATCAATGTCAACTCCAGGGTGGAAGCTCCTTCCTGCGCGCTGCCTTATGAAGATCATCATGCGGCTTGTGCACAGGAATAAGCCTTGGATATGATGATCCTAATCTTCCAAGCCGGCTTGCACAAGTCAACCCCTCCCTGCACAAGTTTTTACCGAGTAATCAGAACCCGCGAACCGGCTTGACG
This window encodes:
- a CDS encoding MerR family transcriptional regulator, with product MIEDKLSVKTICQLTGINEHTLRAWERRYGVVKPRRLENGRRVYSIEDLEKLKLIALLIRKGFLIGNIASHTLPELSSLLNEAAQTPDMGDAVALQNSRAEELALRIEEAVSRYELVKINVLLQQAKAEYGVREYLFQVVLPLMSRIGEYVARDEFTIGQEHALSAIVKYHLLQLFYLLTHSHAMMGDTKSPKSFVLATSEGNLHEFGVMVAAVLCAYHGYPTFYLGPNLPAASLAEATEALSANCVVVGLPPLDGYTEANRNFLDDLMKRLPKVCEVWVGGMPRGEKSMQSERLRELPSLEELDRLLANIKRV
- a CDS encoding deoxyribodipyrimidine photo-lyase, translated to MRSADVIWVRNDLRFTDNPALTVGTERPTVLVFTADGVNLGGLGAASRVYLH